The following coding sequences lie in one Polluticoccus soli genomic window:
- the recR gene encoding recombination mediator RecR, protein MVFSSKLIEEAVNEFSKLPGIGKKTALRMVLQLLKSETHSVDSFTSAISRMRHEVVFCKTCHNVSDKELCDICANPARNKKQICVVESIRDVIAIESTQQYNGTYHLLGGILSPLDGIGPERLNIATLQLRVRENDVQELIMALSPTIEGDTTVYYIAKQLSGTPVQITTIARGIAFGGELEYADEMTLARSIAKRLPIDNYVSVTGK, encoded by the coding sequence ATGGTATTTTCGTCGAAGTTGATCGAAGAGGCGGTGAATGAATTTTCGAAGTTGCCGGGCATAGGCAAAAAAACTGCCTTGCGTATGGTTTTACAATTACTCAAGTCTGAGACGCACAGCGTCGATTCATTTACAAGTGCCATCTCACGTATGCGCCACGAAGTGGTTTTTTGCAAGACTTGCCATAATGTTTCAGATAAAGAACTGTGCGACATCTGCGCCAATCCGGCAAGAAATAAGAAACAGATATGTGTGGTAGAAAGTATTCGCGATGTAATAGCGATCGAAAGTACGCAGCAGTATAACGGAACCTATCACTTGTTAGGTGGCATACTGTCTCCGCTTGATGGCATTGGGCCGGAGCGGCTGAATATTGCAACATTGCAACTGCGGGTCAGGGAAAATGATGTGCAGGAATTAATTATGGCACTCAGTCCTACCATAGAAGGTGATACAACTGTTTACTATATAGCTAAACAGCTTTCCGGAACTCCTGTGCAAATTACAACCATCGCACGGGGTATTGCCTTTGGCGGCGAATTAGAATATGCCGATGAGATGACGCTCGCAAGATCAATTGCCAAGCGTCTTCCCATCGACAATTATGTTAGCGTTACCGGTAAGTAG